A stretch of Henckelia pumila isolate YLH828 chromosome 4, ASM3356847v2, whole genome shotgun sequence DNA encodes these proteins:
- the LOC140863097 gene encoding NAD-dependent malic enzyme 59 kDa isoform, mitochondrial → MWKVARSAASSLRKSRQWMSTAIPGPCIVHKRGADILHDPWFNKDTGFPLTERDRLGLRGLLPPRVISFEHQYARFMESFVSLEKNTQGQPSNIVSLSKWRILNRLHDRNETLYYRVLIDNIKNFAPIIYTPTVGLVCQNYSGLFRRPRGMYFSAKDKGEMMSMIYNWPGRQVDMIVLTDGSRILGLGDLGVQGIGIPIGKLDMYVAAAGINPQRILPVMLDVGTNNPKLLEDPLYLGLRQPRLEGDEYLAIVDEFIEAVHARWPKAVVQFEDFQMKWAFETLERYRKRFCMFNDDIQGTAGVALAGLLGAVRAQGRPLTDFANQKIVVVGAGSAGLGVLKMALQAVSRMTESTADSHFFLLDKDGLITKERKGIDPAAAPFAKSLGEIEGLGLGEGSSLIEVVKKVKPHVLLGLSGVGGVFNEQVLKAMRESDSTKPAIFAMSNPTANAECSAADAFKYAGENIVFASGSPFANVELGNGKTGHVNQANNMYLFPGIGLGSLVSGARIITDKMLQAAAECLASYMTDEEIQNGVLYPSIDCIRDITAEVGAAVLRQAIAQDVAEGHGDVGPKELSHMSEEETVQYVKNNMWYPIYSPLVHEK, encoded by the exons ATGTGGAAAGTTGCGCGATCTGCGGCGTCGAGTCTCCGCAAATCGAGGCAGTGGATGTCGACTGCGATTCCTGGACCGTGTATTGTTCACAAGCGTGGTGCCGACATTCTCCACGATCCCTGGTTTAACAAG GATACGGGCTTCCCTTTGACGGAAAGAGATCGTCTGGGGCTACGTGGGCTCCTTCCACCTCGCGTGATATCATTTGAACACCAGTATGCTCGATTCA TGGAGTCATTTGTGTCATTGGAAAAGAATACTCAAGGTCAGCCCAGTAATATTGTATCCCTTTCCAAATGGAGAATTTTGAATAGATTGCATGACAGGAATGAGACATTATACTACCGA GTTCTCATTGATAACATAAAGAATTTTGCTCCAATAATATATACTCCAACAGTAGgattggtatgccaaaactatTCTGGGTTATTTAGACGTCCACGTGGAATGTATTTCAGTGCCAAAGACAAGGGCGAAATGATGTCTATGATCTACAACTGGCCGGGTCGTCAG GTTGATATGATTGTGCTGACAGATGGCAGCCGTATCCTTGGTCTGGGCGATCTTGGTGTTCAGGGAATAGGTATCCCAATAGGGAAACTTGACATGTATGTGGCAGCTGCTGGCATCAACCCACAAAGA ATACTTCCAGTTATGCTTGATGTTGGCACAAACAATCCAAAGCTTCTTGAAGATCCCCTTT ATTTAGGATTGAGACAACCAAGGCTGGAAGGAGACGAATATTTAGCAATTGTTGATGAATTCATTGAAGCAGTTCATGCGCGTTGGCCTAAGGCTGTTGTGCAG TTTGAGGATTTCCAAATGAAGTGGGCTTTTGAGACACTAGAACGTTATCGTAAAAGGTTTTGCATGTTCAACGATGACATACAG GGAACAGCTGGTGTTGCTTTGGCTGGGCTCCTTGGTGCAGTTAGGGCACAGGGACGGCCTTTGACTGATTTTGCTAACCAAAAGATAGTTGTGGTTGGAGCTGGAAG CGCTGGACTTGGTGTTCTTAAGATGGCTTTACAAGCTGTTTCCAGAATGACAGAATCAACTGCAGATTCTCACTTTTTCCTTCTTGACAAAGAT GGTCTAAtaacaaaagaaagaaaaggtaTTGATCCTGCAGCTGCTCCATTTGCTAAATCCCTTGGTGAAATTGAAGGACTTGGACTTGGTGAAGGATCCAGTCTCATTGAAGTT GTGAAAAAGGTTAAGCCACATGTGCTTCTTGGTTTGTCTGGAGTTGGTGGTGTCTTTAATGAGCAG GTGCTCAAGGCCATGCGAGAGTCAGACTCCACTAAACCTGCTATTTTTGCAATGTCGAATCCCACAGCAAATG CCGAATGTTCCGCTGCTGATGCTTTCAAATATGCTGGTGAAAATATAGTTTTTGCAAGTGGAAGTCCTTTTGCAAATGTTGAACTTG GAAATGGAAAAACAGGTCACGTGAATCAAGCAAATAACATGTACCTGTTTCCAGG GATTGGCTTGGGAAGTCTTGTCTCTGGTGCTCGCATCATAACTGATAAAATGCTGCAAGCTGCTGCGGAGTG CCTTGCTTCTTATATGACAGatgaagaaattcaaaatggtGTCCTTTATCCCTCTATTGATTG TATTCGAGATATAACAGCTGAGGTCGGAGCTGCTGTTCTTAGGCAAGCCATTGCCCAAGACGTCGCGGAAGGGCATGGTGATGTTGGGCCCAAAGAACTGTCCCACATGTCTGAG